A window of the Neochlamydia sp. AcF84 genome harbors these coding sequences:
- a CDS encoding leucine-rich repeat domain-containing protein produces the protein MHPISSASIESLPNELLLPILEACAAPSLFSVFKRWQHLLDSEVMPSLYKQIGKVHVSQGDINKQAFILDRIYKLDDRLSEGEKAKAIFKEAFTLAKALAPAELEFKWKTQEKRCFTLANYSSYLLNINRLLLWKNLPGGAEYLSQEKIKYLPLEKQGELLRDWIEENCKNFTDLDLSEVGLTYLPPEICQLSQLQTLDLYQNQLTALPAEIGQLSELQELGLRENQLTALPAEIGQLSQLQRLELNQNQLTALPAEIGQLSQLQRLELNQNQLTSLPAEIGQLSQLQTLDLYQNQLTSLPAEIGQLSQLQRLNSSQNQLVALPTEIGQLSQLQGLELNQNQLTSLPAEIGQLPELQWLELNQNQLTALPAKIGRLSRLEELYLNQNQLTSLPVEIGQLSQLRWLYLNQNRLTNLPGEIGQLSRLTKLELAENPLEDIADRIWQRFLFRIAVSDL, from the coding sequence ATGCATCCTATCTCTTCAGCCTCTATTGAGAGCTTGCCCAATGAATTGCTACTCCCTATCTTAGAGGCTTGCGCAGCTCCTTCCTTATTTAGCGTCTTTAAAAGATGGCAACATCTGCTAGATTCTGAAGTAATGCCTTCTCTTTATAAACAAATAGGTAAAGTACATGTTTCCCAAGGGGACATTAACAAGCAGGCTTTTATTTTAGATAGGATTTATAAGCTGGATGATAGGCTTTCTGAAGGAGAAAAAGCTAAGGCAATCTTCAAGGAGGCCTTTACTCTAGCTAAAGCCCTTGCTCCTGCGGAGCTAGAATTTAAATGGAAAACCCAGGAAAAAAGGTGTTTTACTCTGGCTAATTACTCTTCTTATCTCTTAAATATTAATCGGCTTTTACTTTGGAAAAACCTTCCTGGGGGAGCGGAATACTTAAGCCAAGAAAAAATCAAGTATTTACCTTTAGAAAAACAAGGGGAGCTTCTTAGAGATTGGATTGAAGAAAATTGTAAAAACTTCACAGATTTAGATTTATCTGAAGTAGGTTTGACTTATTTACCCCCAGAAATATGCCAGTTATCTCAGCTGCAAACCCTTGACTTATATCAAAACCAGCTCACCGCCCTGCCTGCAGAAATCGGGCAGCTGTCTGAACTGCAAGAGCTTGGCTTAAGAGAAAACCAGCTTACCGCACTGCCTGCTGAAATCGGGCAGCTGTCTCAGCTGCAAAGGCTTGAATTAAATCAAAACCAGCTTACCGCACTGCCTGCAGAAATCGGACAGCTGTCTCAGCTGCAAAGGCTTGAATTAAATCAAAACCAGCTGACCAGTCTGCCTGCAGAAATCGGGCAATTGTCTCAGCTGCAAACCCTTGACTTATATCAAAACCAGCTCACCAGTCTGCCTGCAGAAATCGGACAGCTGTCTCAGCTGCAAAGGCTTAATTCAAGCCAAAACCAGCTCGTCGCTCTGCCTACAGAAATCGGACAACTGTCTCAGCTGCAAGGGCTTGAATTAAATCAAAATCAGCTCACCAGTCTGCCTGCAGAAATCGGACAGCTGCCTGAGCTGCAATGGCTTGAATTAAACCAAAACCAGCTTACCGCTCTGCCTGCAAAAATAGGACGGTTGTCTCGGCTGGAAGAGCTTTACTTGAATCAAAATCAGCTCACCAGCCTGCCTGTAGAAATCGGGCAACTTTCTCAGCTGCGGTGGCTTTACTTAAATCAAAACCGGCTCACCAATCTGCCTGGAGAAATCGGGCAACTGTCTCGGCTTACCAAGCTTGAACTAGCAGAAAATCCTTTGGAAGATATTGCAGACAGAATATGGCAGCGTTTTCTATTTAGAATAGCCGTAAGTGATCTTTAA